The stretch of DNA AGGTCGTTGAGCGTGCTGCCCGGGCTCGAAAAGAGGGCCGCCACTTCACGGACATTCAAAGCCGCGGAGTAGATTTGCACGTCGTCGACCGTCCCGGCGAGCCCATCGACCGGGGACGAGCGCCCCAGCCGGCCGATCTCGAAATTGTTCAACGTCGGCAACTGAGCGAAGAAGGACCCCGTCGCCGCGTCGGCGAGCATGCCATCGACATAGTAGCTGCCGGTCGATGTGGCGTAGTCGATGCTCAGGGCGATGTGATGGAACTCGCCATCGGTAATGACCGGCCCTCCACCGACATCGCCGACGTTGGTGTTCGTGGCCTTCCGGCTACGGCCGTAGCCCGTGCCAGCGGGTGCGAACTGGCCGTTGCCGAGAACGCCCGAGTCGATGTAATCGTTGCTCAGGGTGTTGTTGCCCATGAAGACCGCGACGTTGCGGTTGCCGGTATCGACGCTCTGCACCCAGTACGAGAGGGTGAGTTGATTGCTGGCGACGATCGGCGCGAAAACGCCCTGGGCGTCCGCCATATCGACGATGTCCGCCTGCGCGGCGCCGCCGCTAAAGGTGAACGCCGACCCCGCGACGCCCGTCGCGCTGAGGGTCACGTTCGCTCCAATCGCGCCGTCGTTGCCGCTGGCCACGACCTCGTTGACGGCCGTCGAACCGGAGGCCTCGTCGAAGCGGTAGTGAGCGACGAGGTCCGCCTGGCAGCACGTCGCCGCCGTGAGACACGCCAAAGCCGCGAGGCCTCGGCGTGGCAAGTTGTATTCACTCCATGTCATCAGAGTAGCTCCAAGGATGGTCACGCTTGTGAGTGATGATGGGGCCTAGCACGCCGCGAGTCGGCGCTTGCGAAGCGAGAGCAGACCGGCGCCGGCGACGATCATGCCGAGGGTGGTTGGCTCGGGGAGCGCAACGCCCGGGTTGGCGTACAAGGCGCTGATCTGCGCGGGGCCGAGCACCACGTCGTAGATCTGCAGGTCATCGACCGTGCCCGCCAGGCCGTCGACCGGGGACGAGCGTCCCAACCGACCGACTTCCAAGTTGTTCAGCGTCGGCAGGGCTGCGAAGAACGAGCCGGTCTCCGTGTCGACCAGCGCGCCATCGACGTAGAAGGACCCGGTCGAGGTCGTGTAGTCGATCGCGAACGCCACGTGGTGGAAGCTGCCGTCGTTGACAACGGGGCCGCCGCCGATGTCGCCGACGTTGGTGTTCGTGGCTTTCCGGCTACGGCCGTAGGTCGAGCCAGCCGGTGCGAACTGGTTGTTGCCGAGAACGCCCGAGTCGATGTAGTCGTTGCTGGCGGTGTTGTTGCCCATGAAGACCGCGACGTTGCGGTTGCCGGTGTCCATGCTCTGCACCCAGTACGAGAGGGTGAACTGATTGCTGGCGACGATCGGCGCGAAGACGCCCTGGGCGTCGGCCATATCGACGATGTCCGCCTGTGCGGCGCCGCCGCTGAACGTGTAGGCCGTCCCAGCGACGCCGGCGGCGCCGAGCGTCACGTTGGCGCCGACGGCGCCGTCGCCGGTGGCGACTTGGTTAACGGCCGTGCCGCCAGAAGTTTCATCGAAGGGGTAGTGGGCGATCAGCGCTGCCTGCGCTGAAGTGCCGGCGACGAGCATCGCGGCGGCCAGCAGTCGTGTGAGTCGTTGCGGGTTCATGTGGTGCATCGTTCAACCTCGGGCGCATTAGCGGGTGTGGAAAAGAAGAGAATAGAGAAAAGCAAGTGAGGAGTGGTCGCCCCGTGGGCGGACCGTAGGCCACCCAACAGCCATGGGTGGGCTGTTGGTCGTTAAAGGAAACGGGATTCAACCGTTCGTTTCGATGTAGGGCTTTCCGTTGCCCCAAGTGAGTTCCAACTTGAGGTCGTCGGTGGGGCCAGTGATGTCGATCTCGATCCCCGACGAGTTGGGGTCGGCGTATTTTTCGGGCGCGTGCCACTTCGTTTGGGTTTCGCTGAGCGACTCCCGCGCCATGACGGCGACGCGATTCGGGCCACGCAACGTCCCGTCACCGGGTTCGTAAGAGGCGAGTGTGAATCGTCCCTCGGCGTCGATCTGGCCCGACGCGCTGCGGCCTTTCGGGGGCGTGAACGTCACGAAGCCGTGCTGCACCGGCGCGCCGTCGATGAGGACCACGCCAGAGACGGGCACTCGCTGCGGCCGTCCGTCGCCACACCCCGAGGCAAACGCGAAGGATGCGACCAACAGTCCCGAGACGGCAATCCGACCAATGTTCTTGACGCGATCAATCATTGGTGACGAAGTCCTCCGACGCGATCGTGCTGAGAGCTCGATACGAATCCATGTCGATCTCTTCCGGCAAGAACTCGACGTGACCGTCGCCGTAGGCGAAATTCGCTCCACCCGGGTGCCGACTGGCGAAGGCGCCGTTGCTCCCTTGCGTGGCGCCGAAATCAATTACTAAGCCCAGACCAGGCGCTGTATTCAGCGGGTTGGTCGTGGTGCGCATCGAGTCGGCGTGGCGAGCCGCGAAGGACCAGATGTTGGAGCCCTTGCGGGTGTGGGGATCGATGACCTCGCCTACAAAGAACGTCTTCGACAATCCGTCGATGACCTTGCGAAGCGCGATGGGGTTGCCGTAACGGAAGGCGCCGGTGTTGTCGCACTTTGCACTGACGCCTACCTCGGGCGGGCCGATCGACCCCGTAACGAAAGCATACGTGCCGGTGGCCGGCTTGAGGCCGTTACGGATCGGACCTGGGTCGGGGTTTTCATGAATCGCGGGCGACTGTTCACTCGGACAGACGTAGATGTCCGGCCGGGCCTCGGGGAGACCCTCACGGCCCGGGAGCCTGTGCCAGTTGTTGCCGGTGTTGTCCGACATCCAGACATAGGGAGACTTGTCCAACTGATACTGGTCGTACAACGCGCCCTCTTCCAACTGCGGCAGAATGAGCACAAACCCGCTGATGCGATGCTTGTTGATCTCCGACACCTTCCCCGTCTCTGGGCACTGGTCGAAGAACGGCGTCGCCGGGGGTAATCCTCCATTGGTGTCCTCGTAGTTGAGGATCGCCAGCGCGATGTTCTTGAGGTTGTTGACACACTGGTTGCGACGGGCCGCCTCGCGCGCGGCCTGCACCGCCGGCAAGAGCAACGCCACCAGGATGCCGATGATGGCGATCACCACCAGCAGTTCGACGAGCGTGAAGCCCCGTTGCGTCGACTTGCGATTCATTGTGTTTTGCCTCGAGTCCGTTGTCGCGACTCGGCCTTGTTCAAAGTCCATTGGAGTGTCCCTCGAAGGCGCCCATCGCCCGGTAATGGGACCCGATCTCGTCTTCCGAAAGCGCCCGGTCGTAGATGGCGAGCTCGTCGAGTTCGCCGAAGTACATGCGGCTGGTGCGGGCGTCGGAGATCTGACCGACCACCGCGGCCAGCCCCTCCGCCAAGTCGCTGACCTCCTGCGTCTGGCCGGCCAGCTTGCCGTTGAGGAACAGACGCATCTGGTCGGCCGACTTGACGCAGGTCACGTGCTGCCACTCACGCACGGCGTGATTGCCGTCGCTGAAGAGCTGCGTGCCGCCGACGGAGTCGGGCGAGTGCCGGTGCAAGTAACGCAGCTTCTGCGGACGCATCGTCAACGCGTCGCCGCTGTAGCCGCCGATCTCGATCAACAGGCCGTGCTTCGACGTGGTCGGCGGCTGCGCCGCTTCGATCGACGGCTCGAGCTCGGGGACCAGGAACGACACGATCGTCGCGGTGTGGTGGTGGCTCGGGTTCATCCAGAACTCGACCGAGTAGTCCGCCGGCAGCTCGTCGGTGATTGGCTCTTCCGTCGCCAGGTACCTCGAGCCGATGTCGCCGACGTAGAAGTTCACGTAGCGATTGCCAGGAAGCCCCGCGACCCGCACAGGGCCTTTGGCGTGGAGGTGAAACTTGTCCTGCACCTCGTTGACGAACGAGTTGTCCTTGAAGGTCTCGAAGCGGTAGTAGGCGATCGGGGAGGATTGCCTGACGGCCCCGATGTAATCGTCGGTGACACGGATGTCGCCGCCGCGGATCAGCCCCTCCGCGTCGAAGAGGCCGGGGTTGGCGTCGCCCTGCTCGGCCTTGGTGACGACCCCCTGCGACGACGTGATCGAGCACGACTCGCCGGCGGAGATGAGCAGCCCCCCCTTCACGGTGAGCAGATCGGTGTTGCTGAGGTCGCGCCGGCTTTCGAGCGTGGCGAAGCCGCTGAAGACGTGGATCTCGCTCTCGTTGTCGAGCGAAGCGATCCCCACCTTCGCGCCAGCGGACAGGTGCAGTCGCGACAGCGGCAGGTCGAGCGTCACGCCGCGTGAGGAGACGCTTGAGGAGAGGTCGACGAGCATCTTCCCATACCGCAAGATCGGCAGCCCCTCGGAGCTGAGGACGATCGCCGCGGGCCCCTCGAGCTGGACGTCGGCCCGCCAGCCCGTCGATTCGATCGACAGGGCCGCGAAGCCCTCCAGCAGCTCGACGACCTCGCCATCGCGGAGCTTCAGCGAGTTGGCGCCGATGCCCTCGGGCGCCGCGCCCCACACGCAATTCGAGACCTTCGCGACGAAGACGCTCTGCGGCGAATCGACGCTAGCCACTGGCGTCGGACCGCCGCGGCCGCCGACAAGCCAAGCGCCAAAAACCACGCCAATCAGCAGCGTCGCCGCCAGGGCGCCGGTTCCGGCAGGAAGCGGGAACAGGCTCCAGGCGTTCGCGCGGGGCGTCGTGCCTTGATTGCGCCGCGCCGGGACGGCATGGCGGCCGGCAAGGGCGTCGGCGGCTCCGCCGTACAACCGGGCCGCCGCGCCCTCTCCGGCCACCCCGCCGAGTTGATCCCCAAGCTGCTGATTCTCAAGCTGCCGCTCACTCAAGCAGCGCTCGAGCGTGCTTTGATCTTGCGCAACGCAGGCCA from Botrimarina mediterranea encodes:
- a CDS encoding LamG-like jellyroll fold domain-containing protein, which translates into the protein MHHMNPQRLTRLLAAAMLVAGTSAQAALIAHYPFDETSGGTAVNQVATGDGAVGANVTLGAAGVAGTAYTFSGGAAQADIVDMADAQGVFAPIVASNQFTLSYWVQSMDTGNRNVAVFMGNNTASNDYIDSGVLGNNQFAPAGSTYGRSRKATNTNVGDIGGGPVVNDGSFHHVAFAIDYTTSTGSFYVDGALVDTETGSFFAALPTLNNLEVGRLGRSSPVDGLAGTVDDLQIYDVVLGPAQISALYANPGVALPEPTTLGMIVAGAGLLSLRKRRLAAC
- a CDS encoding DUF1559 domain-containing protein codes for the protein MNRKSTQRGFTLVELLVVIAIIGILVALLLPAVQAAREAARRNQCVNNLKNIALAILNYEDTNGGLPPATPFFDQCPETGKVSEINKHRISGFVLILPQLEEGALYDQYQLDKSPYVWMSDNTGNNWHRLPGREGLPEARPDIYVCPSEQSPAIHENPDPGPIRNGLKPATGTYAFVTGSIGPPEVGVSAKCDNTGAFRYGNPIALRKVIDGLSKTFFVGEVIDPHTRKGSNIWSFAARHADSMRTTTNPLNTAPGLGLVIDFGATQGSNGAFASRHPGGANFAYGDGHVEFLPEEIDMDSYRALSTIASEDFVTND
- a CDS encoding LamG-like jellyroll fold domain-containing protein; its protein translation is MTWSEYNLPRRGLAALACLTAATCCQADLVAHYRFDEASGSTAVNEVVASGNDGAIGANVTLSATGVAGSAFTFSGGAAQADIVDMADAQGVFAPIVASNQLTLSYWVQSVDTGNRNVAVFMGNNTLSNDYIDSGVLGNGQFAPAGTGYGRSRKATNTNVGDVGGGPVITDGEFHHIALSIDYATSTGSYYVDGMLADAATGSFFAQLPTLNNFEIGRLGRSSPVDGLAGTVDDVQIYSAALNVREVAALFSSPGSTLNDLPPIVDGDTNGDGVVDVTDFNNVRNSLGYTGLQAGLGVDIAGEDGAVDFRDLRFFQQNYPTVFALGMSQAVPEPASLLSAAFAVAGAMFGLRRAR
- a CDS encoding LamG domain-containing protein; this translates as MDKQQREQHDVLRRWLLVCDGQATPDEEARLFAQIAADEELQAIVACVAQDQSTLERCLSERQLENQQLGDQLGGVAGEGAAARLYGGAADALAGRHAVPARRNQGTTPRANAWSLFPLPAGTGALAATLLIGVVFGAWLVGGRGGPTPVASVDSPQSVFVAKVSNCVWGAAPEGIGANSLKLRDGEVVELLEGFAALSIESTGWRADVQLEGPAAIVLSSEGLPILRYGKMLVDLSSSVSSRGVTLDLPLSRLHLSAGAKVGIASLDNESEIHVFSGFATLESRRDLSNTDLLTVKGGLLISAGESCSITSSQGVVTKAEQGDANPGLFDAEGLIRGGDIRVTDDYIGAVRQSSPIAYYRFETFKDNSFVNEVQDKFHLHAKGPVRVAGLPGNRYVNFYVGDIGSRYLATEEPITDELPADYSVEFWMNPSHHHTATIVSFLVPELEPSIEAAQPPTTSKHGLLIEIGGYSGDALTMRPQKLRYLHRHSPDSVGGTQLFSDGNHAVREWQHVTCVKSADQMRLFLNGKLAGQTQEVSDLAEGLAAVVGQISDARTSRMYFGELDELAIYDRALSEDEIGSHYRAMGAFEGHSNGL